One window of Brevibacillus choshinensis genomic DNA carries:
- a CDS encoding YlmC/YmxH family sporulation protein, with protein sequence MRLSELGGKEIIGLDTGEKMGVISDSDLVINPDGGQIQSIILPGGSFFGFGKKREDMVIPWSSIVKIGPDMVIIQLNQQEIQASQK encoded by the coding sequence ATGCGTTTGAGTGAGCTGGGTGGGAAGGAAATCATTGGGCTGGATACAGGTGAGAAAATGGGTGTGATCAGCGATTCAGACCTCGTCATCAATCCGGATGGTGGACAGATTCAATCGATCATCTTGCCAGGTGGCAGTTTCTTTGGATTCGGCAAGAAACGAGAGGATATGGTCATCCCGTGGAGCTCGATCGTGAAAATTGGGCCTGACATGGTCATCATTCAGCTCAATCAGCAGGAGATACAAGCCTCTCAAAAGTAG
- a CDS encoding M16 family metallopeptidase, whose product MILRHTCDNGLRIVTERIPSVRSVALGIWVGTGSKYENEVNNGISHFLEHMFFKGTATRSAKEIAETFDEIGGNVNAFTSKEYTCYYARVLDQHAPIALDVLSDMYFNSVFDAEELEKEKNVVIEEISMYEDTPDDLVHDLIARASYDKHPLGYTILGTEDVLRSLKRDDLQSYVDQRYLPTNTVITVAGNFDDSLIEDIQRRFSSYQRTASLPILTTPDFAANVISQQKKTEQAHLCISLPGFKVGHEEVYSLILLNNVLGGSMSSRLFQEIREERGLAYSVYSYHSSYKEAGTFTVYTGTAQEHVGQVFDIVSHVLRDVADHGITDKELNKGKEQLKGSLMLSLESTNSRMSRLGKNELLLERHLSLDEILAKIDRVTHETVLSVAQQLFRSKLALAMVSPLDGFPENVKNEILL is encoded by the coding sequence GTGATACTACGTCATACGTGTGATAACGGTCTTAGAATCGTGACGGAAAGGATTCCGTCGGTTCGCTCTGTTGCTCTTGGCATATGGGTTGGGACCGGTTCGAAATATGAGAACGAAGTGAATAACGGAATTTCCCATTTTCTGGAGCACATGTTCTTCAAAGGTACGGCCACTCGTTCGGCCAAGGAAATCGCAGAGACTTTTGACGAAATTGGCGGGAATGTTAACGCCTTTACATCAAAAGAATATACCTGCTACTACGCACGAGTACTTGATCAGCATGCCCCAATCGCCTTGGACGTGCTCTCCGATATGTACTTCAACTCTGTATTTGATGCAGAAGAACTCGAAAAAGAAAAGAACGTAGTTATAGAGGAAATCAGCATGTACGAGGATACGCCAGATGACCTCGTACACGATTTGATTGCTCGCGCCTCTTATGACAAGCATCCATTAGGCTATACGATTTTGGGGACAGAGGATGTCCTGAGAAGCCTGAAGCGCGACGATTTGCAAAGCTACGTAGATCAGCGCTATTTGCCTACAAACACGGTCATTACGGTCGCAGGAAACTTCGACGATAGCTTGATCGAAGACATCCAAAGACGCTTTTCTTCCTACCAGCGCACAGCGAGCTTGCCGATCCTGACGACGCCTGATTTTGCTGCGAACGTCATTTCTCAGCAGAAAAAGACAGAACAAGCTCATTTGTGTATCTCGCTACCTGGTTTCAAGGTTGGTCATGAAGAAGTATATTCCTTGATCTTGCTGAACAATGTACTCGGTGGCAGCATGAGCTCCCGCCTCTTCCAGGAAATTCGTGAAGAGCGAGGATTGGCTTACTCTGTGTACTCGTATCACTCTTCGTATAAAGAGGCAGGTACGTTCACCGTATACACCGGTACAGCTCAAGAGCATGTCGGTCAAGTGTTCGACATCGTATCTCACGTGCTTCGCGATGTAGCCGATCACGGTATAACGGACAAAGAGCTCAATAAAGGCAAGGAGCAGCTGAAGGGCAGTCTCATGCTCAGCCTGGAGAGCACGAATAGCCGTATGAGCCGCCTGGGTAAGAATGAATTGCTGCTGGAACGCCATCTCAGCCTTGATGAGATTTTGGCGAAGATCGACCGGGTGACTCATGAAACGGTCTTGTCGGTAGCGCAGCAGCTCTTCCGTTCCAAACTGGCGCTAGCGATGGTCAGCCCATTGGACGGCTTCCCAGAAAATGTGAAAAACGAAATCCTCTTATAG